Proteins found in one Scomber scombrus chromosome 15, fScoSco1.1, whole genome shotgun sequence genomic segment:
- the cops4 gene encoding COP9 signalosome complex subunit 4 isoform X3, translating into MATDVRQELAQLMNSTGSHKDLAAKYRQILEKAVQFTDADQLESLKAFVEAMVNENVSLVISRQLLTDFCTHLPNLPDATAKAVYHFTLEKIQPRVISFEEQVASIRQHLATIYEKEGDWRNAAQVLVGIPLETGQKQYNVDYKLDTYLKIARLYLEDDDPVQAEAYINRASLLQNESSNEQLQIHYKVCYARVLDFRRKFIEAAQRYNELSYKSIVHESERLEALKHALNCTILASAGQQRSRMLATLFKDERCQQLAAYGILEKMYLDRIIRGNQLQEFAAMLMPHQKATTADGSSILDRAVIEHNLLSASKLYNNITFEELGALLEIPPAKFVSLQAEKIASQMITEGRMNGFIDQIDGIVHFETREPLPTWDKQIQSLCFQVNNLLEKIRGAAPEWAAQAMETQMTQ; encoded by the exons ATGGCGACCGACGTGAGGCAGGAGCTGGCTCAGCTGATGAATTCAACCGGATCACACAAAGATCTGGCTGCCAA ATACCGACAAATTTTGGAGAAAGCGGTTCAATTCACAGATGCAGACCAGCTTGAGTCTTTGAAGGCTTTTGTTGAAGCAA TGGTCAATGAAAACGTCAGTCTTGTCATCTCGAGACAACTTCTCACCGACTTCTGCACACATCTGCCAAACTTGCCCGACGCCACGGCCAAAGCAGTGTATCACTTTACCTTGGAAAAGATTCAGCCGAGGGTCATTTCCTTTGAGGAGCAG GTAGCCTCCATCAGACAGCACTTAGCAACCATTTATGAAAAGGAGGGCGACTGGAGAAATGCAGCCCAGGTTTTAGTTGGTATTCCCCTGGAAACAGGACAGAA GCAATACAATGTTGACTATAAATTGGACACGTACCTGAAAATTGCGCGTCTCTACTTAGAAGACGACGACCCGGTTCAGGCAGAGGCTTACATCAACAGAGCCTCATTGCTTCAGAATGAGTCCTCTAATGAACAGCTGCAAATTCATTACAAG GTGTGTTATGCCAGAGTCCTCGATTTTAGGAGGAAGTTCATTGAAGCTGCACAGAGATACAACGAGCTGTCTTATAAATCAATTGTCCATGAGAGTGAACGTCTAGAGGCACTGAAACACGCCCTGAACTGCACCATACTGGCCTCTGCAG gCCAGCAGCGTTCCCGAATGTTGGCCACTCTGTTTAAGGACGAACGCTGTCAGCAGCTGGCAGCGTACGGTATTCTGGAGAAGATGTACCTGGACCGAATCATCAGAGGAAACCAGCTGCAGGAGTTTGCTGCCATGCTCATGCCTCACCAGAAGGCCACCACAGCAGATG GCTCCAGCATCCTCGACAGAGCTGTGATCGAACACAACCTGCTGTCAGCCAGTAAACTCTACAACAACATCACGTTTGAAGAACTAGGAGCGCTGTTGGAAATCCCCCCGGCAAAG tttgtcTCTCTTCAGGCGGAGAAGATCGCGTCCCAGATGATCACCGAAGGACGAATGAACGGCTTCATCGACCAGATCGACGGCATCGTACACTTTGAGA CTCGAGAACCTCTTCCCACTTGGGACAAACAGATCCAGTCTCTTTGTTTCCAAGTCAACAACCTCCTAGAAAAGATCCGTGGGGCTGCTCCGGAGTGGGCCGCACAAGCTATGGAAACCCAGATGACCCAGTAG
- the cops4 gene encoding COP9 signalosome complex subunit 4 isoform X1: MATDVRQELAQLMNSTGSHKDLAAKYRQILEKAVQFTDADQLESLKAFVEAMVNENVSLVISRQLLTDFCTHLPNLPDATAKAVYHFTLEKIQPRVISFEEQVASIRQHLATIYEKEGDWRNAAQVLVGIPLETGQKQYNVDYKLDTYLKIARLYLEDDDPVQAEAYINRASLLQNESSNEQLQIHYKVCYARVLDFRRKFIEAAQRYNELSYKSIVHESERLEALKHALNCTILASAGQQRSRMLATLFKDERCQQLAAYGILEKMYLDRIIRGNQLQEFAAMLMPHQKATTADGTLFSVTGSSILDRAVIEHNLLSASKLYNNITFEELGALLEIPPAKFVSLQAEKIASQMITEGRMNGFIDQIDGIVHFETREPLPTWDKQIQSLCFQVNNLLEKIRGAAPEWAAQAMETQMTQ, encoded by the exons ATGGCGACCGACGTGAGGCAGGAGCTGGCTCAGCTGATGAATTCAACCGGATCACACAAAGATCTGGCTGCCAA ATACCGACAAATTTTGGAGAAAGCGGTTCAATTCACAGATGCAGACCAGCTTGAGTCTTTGAAGGCTTTTGTTGAAGCAA TGGTCAATGAAAACGTCAGTCTTGTCATCTCGAGACAACTTCTCACCGACTTCTGCACACATCTGCCAAACTTGCCCGACGCCACGGCCAAAGCAGTGTATCACTTTACCTTGGAAAAGATTCAGCCGAGGGTCATTTCCTTTGAGGAGCAG GTAGCCTCCATCAGACAGCACTTAGCAACCATTTATGAAAAGGAGGGCGACTGGAGAAATGCAGCCCAGGTTTTAGTTGGTATTCCCCTGGAAACAGGACAGAA GCAATACAATGTTGACTATAAATTGGACACGTACCTGAAAATTGCGCGTCTCTACTTAGAAGACGACGACCCGGTTCAGGCAGAGGCTTACATCAACAGAGCCTCATTGCTTCAGAATGAGTCCTCTAATGAACAGCTGCAAATTCATTACAAG GTGTGTTATGCCAGAGTCCTCGATTTTAGGAGGAAGTTCATTGAAGCTGCACAGAGATACAACGAGCTGTCTTATAAATCAATTGTCCATGAGAGTGAACGTCTAGAGGCACTGAAACACGCCCTGAACTGCACCATACTGGCCTCTGCAG gCCAGCAGCGTTCCCGAATGTTGGCCACTCTGTTTAAGGACGAACGCTGTCAGCAGCTGGCAGCGTACGGTATTCTGGAGAAGATGTACCTGGACCGAATCATCAGAGGAAACCAGCTGCAGGAGTTTGCTGCCATGCTCATGCCTCACCAGAAGGCCACCACAGCAGATG GTACTTTGTTTTCCGTCACAGGCTCCAGCATCCTCGACAGAGCTGTGATCGAACACAACCTGCTGTCAGCCAGTAAACTCTACAACAACATCACGTTTGAAGAACTAGGAGCGCTGTTGGAAATCCCCCCGGCAAAG tttgtcTCTCTTCAGGCGGAGAAGATCGCGTCCCAGATGATCACCGAAGGACGAATGAACGGCTTCATCGACCAGATCGACGGCATCGTACACTTTGAGA CTCGAGAACCTCTTCCCACTTGGGACAAACAGATCCAGTCTCTTTGTTTCCAAGTCAACAACCTCCTAGAAAAGATCCGTGGGGCTGCTCCGGAGTGGGCCGCACAAGCTATGGAAACCCAGATGACCCAGTAG
- the cops4 gene encoding COP9 signalosome complex subunit 4 isoform X2 translates to MATDVRQELAQLMNSTGSHKDLAAKYRQILEKAVQFTDADQLESLKAFVEAMVNENVSLVISRQLLTDFCTHLPNLPDATAKAVYHFTLEKIQPRVISFEEQVASIRQHLATIYEKEGDWRNAAQVLVGIPLETGQKQYNVDYKLDTYLKIARLYLEDDDPVQAEAYINRASLLQNESSNEQLQIHYKVCYARVLDFRRKFIEAAQRYNELSYKSIVHESERLEALKHALNCTILASAGQQRSRMLATLFKDERCQQLAAYGILEKMYLDRIIRGNQLQEFAAMLMPHQKATTADGTLFSVTGSSILDRAVIEHNLLSASKLYNNITFEELGALLEIPPAKAEKIASQMITEGRMNGFIDQIDGIVHFETREPLPTWDKQIQSLCFQVNNLLEKIRGAAPEWAAQAMETQMTQ, encoded by the exons ATGGCGACCGACGTGAGGCAGGAGCTGGCTCAGCTGATGAATTCAACCGGATCACACAAAGATCTGGCTGCCAA ATACCGACAAATTTTGGAGAAAGCGGTTCAATTCACAGATGCAGACCAGCTTGAGTCTTTGAAGGCTTTTGTTGAAGCAA TGGTCAATGAAAACGTCAGTCTTGTCATCTCGAGACAACTTCTCACCGACTTCTGCACACATCTGCCAAACTTGCCCGACGCCACGGCCAAAGCAGTGTATCACTTTACCTTGGAAAAGATTCAGCCGAGGGTCATTTCCTTTGAGGAGCAG GTAGCCTCCATCAGACAGCACTTAGCAACCATTTATGAAAAGGAGGGCGACTGGAGAAATGCAGCCCAGGTTTTAGTTGGTATTCCCCTGGAAACAGGACAGAA GCAATACAATGTTGACTATAAATTGGACACGTACCTGAAAATTGCGCGTCTCTACTTAGAAGACGACGACCCGGTTCAGGCAGAGGCTTACATCAACAGAGCCTCATTGCTTCAGAATGAGTCCTCTAATGAACAGCTGCAAATTCATTACAAG GTGTGTTATGCCAGAGTCCTCGATTTTAGGAGGAAGTTCATTGAAGCTGCACAGAGATACAACGAGCTGTCTTATAAATCAATTGTCCATGAGAGTGAACGTCTAGAGGCACTGAAACACGCCCTGAACTGCACCATACTGGCCTCTGCAG gCCAGCAGCGTTCCCGAATGTTGGCCACTCTGTTTAAGGACGAACGCTGTCAGCAGCTGGCAGCGTACGGTATTCTGGAGAAGATGTACCTGGACCGAATCATCAGAGGAAACCAGCTGCAGGAGTTTGCTGCCATGCTCATGCCTCACCAGAAGGCCACCACAGCAGATG GTACTTTGTTTTCCGTCACAGGCTCCAGCATCCTCGACAGAGCTGTGATCGAACACAACCTGCTGTCAGCCAGTAAACTCTACAACAACATCACGTTTGAAGAACTAGGAGCGCTGTTGGAAATCCCCCCGGCAAAG GCGGAGAAGATCGCGTCCCAGATGATCACCGAAGGACGAATGAACGGCTTCATCGACCAGATCGACGGCATCGTACACTTTGAGA CTCGAGAACCTCTTCCCACTTGGGACAAACAGATCCAGTCTCTTTGTTTCCAAGTCAACAACCTCCTAGAAAAGATCCGTGGGGCTGCTCCGGAGTGGGCCGCACAAGCTATGGAAACCCAGATGACCCAGTAG
- the cops4 gene encoding COP9 signalosome complex subunit 4 isoform X4: MATDVRQELAQLMNSTGSHKDLAAKYRQILEKAVQFTDADQLESLKAFVEAMVNENVSLVISRQLLTDFCTHLPNLPDATAKAVYHFTLEKIQPRVISFEEQVASIRQHLATIYEKEGDWRNAAQVLVGIPLETGQKQYNVDYKLDTYLKIARLYLEDDDPVQAEAYINRASLLQNESSNEQLQIHYKVCYARVLDFRRKFIEAAQRYNELSYKSIVHESERLEALKHALNCTILASAGQQRSRMLATLFKDERCQQLAAYGILEKMYLDRIIRGNQLQEFAAMLMPHQKATTADGSSILDRAVIEHNLLSASKLYNNITFEELGALLEIPPAKAEKIASQMITEGRMNGFIDQIDGIVHFETREPLPTWDKQIQSLCFQVNNLLEKIRGAAPEWAAQAMETQMTQ; encoded by the exons ATGGCGACCGACGTGAGGCAGGAGCTGGCTCAGCTGATGAATTCAACCGGATCACACAAAGATCTGGCTGCCAA ATACCGACAAATTTTGGAGAAAGCGGTTCAATTCACAGATGCAGACCAGCTTGAGTCTTTGAAGGCTTTTGTTGAAGCAA TGGTCAATGAAAACGTCAGTCTTGTCATCTCGAGACAACTTCTCACCGACTTCTGCACACATCTGCCAAACTTGCCCGACGCCACGGCCAAAGCAGTGTATCACTTTACCTTGGAAAAGATTCAGCCGAGGGTCATTTCCTTTGAGGAGCAG GTAGCCTCCATCAGACAGCACTTAGCAACCATTTATGAAAAGGAGGGCGACTGGAGAAATGCAGCCCAGGTTTTAGTTGGTATTCCCCTGGAAACAGGACAGAA GCAATACAATGTTGACTATAAATTGGACACGTACCTGAAAATTGCGCGTCTCTACTTAGAAGACGACGACCCGGTTCAGGCAGAGGCTTACATCAACAGAGCCTCATTGCTTCAGAATGAGTCCTCTAATGAACAGCTGCAAATTCATTACAAG GTGTGTTATGCCAGAGTCCTCGATTTTAGGAGGAAGTTCATTGAAGCTGCACAGAGATACAACGAGCTGTCTTATAAATCAATTGTCCATGAGAGTGAACGTCTAGAGGCACTGAAACACGCCCTGAACTGCACCATACTGGCCTCTGCAG gCCAGCAGCGTTCCCGAATGTTGGCCACTCTGTTTAAGGACGAACGCTGTCAGCAGCTGGCAGCGTACGGTATTCTGGAGAAGATGTACCTGGACCGAATCATCAGAGGAAACCAGCTGCAGGAGTTTGCTGCCATGCTCATGCCTCACCAGAAGGCCACCACAGCAGATG GCTCCAGCATCCTCGACAGAGCTGTGATCGAACACAACCTGCTGTCAGCCAGTAAACTCTACAACAACATCACGTTTGAAGAACTAGGAGCGCTGTTGGAAATCCCCCCGGCAAAG GCGGAGAAGATCGCGTCCCAGATGATCACCGAAGGACGAATGAACGGCTTCATCGACCAGATCGACGGCATCGTACACTTTGAGA CTCGAGAACCTCTTCCCACTTGGGACAAACAGATCCAGTCTCTTTGTTTCCAAGTCAACAACCTCCTAGAAAAGATCCGTGGGGCTGCTCCGGAGTGGGCCGCACAAGCTATGGAAACCCAGATGACCCAGTAG
- the lin54 gene encoding protein lin-54 homolog, whose product MDVVSPELNSLLPDEIMDTEAIEDVAQPQPADDTSVPMETDTPMASESLTLCSDAAPAYHTQALTASTDSTHSVTAGGQLPISISSAPSPLLTLKPALATSTTTTKTTDSVTGTSITTSGLQKLTAPFTISAANHQIILNKVASSQASEAAKSAGNAPQVIKHEGQKLLVTAIGKSGQPIVLQLPHTGNKPGIAQTSGDAKSPTPQFKVVTIGGRSELKPVVGSVGNQLTTLQAQQLKTVQIAKKTPTSSAAPIKFIITKTVNSKGLSPQTSVSPIIAGRVLTQNSQVMPPRTITLSEPHNTTIQSLPGKKIAISPLKTPSKVTVVSVASPTSNASQKSVALPVNVALGQQILTVQQSTSGSPVKVATSQTAAQGMKPVQSVAVGGMGGSQFKTIIPLATQPNVQQIQVPGSRFHYVRLVTATTASSTGQPSGPSTSSLQTAKPMVVSTGAVRMSVPIVPAQTIKQVVPKPLTSATQVVTTNQTQQRLIMPATPLPQIQPNFTNLPPGTVLAPAPGGGNVGYAVVPAQYVTQLQQSPFVTLASSSGFPPSTGIQTQARLPLNGLSTAESTSRPRKPCNCTKSQCLKLYCDCFANGEFCNNCNCNNCFNNLEHETERLKAIKTCLDRNPEAFKPKIGKGKEGESDRRHSKGCNCKRSGCLKNYCECYEAKIMCSSICKCIGCKNFEESPERKTLMHLADAAEVRVQQQTAAKTKLSSQISDLLMRTTPVISSGSGRLPYTFVTKEVLEATCECLLEQAKKAEHAHQPQVEAERMILEEFGHCLMRIISSAGKAKADCASINC is encoded by the exons ATGGATGTGGTGTCACCAGAGCTCAACAGCCTCCTTCCTGATGAGATCATGGACACCGAGGCCATAGAAGATGTCGCTCAGCCCCAACCCGCCGACGACACGTCAGTCCCCATGGAGACGGACACACCGATGGCCTCGGAAAGTTTGACCCTCTGCTCGGACGCCGCTCCAGCATATCACACTCAGGCTCTGACCGCCTCCACGGACTCCACACACAGCGTCACCGCCGGAGGTCAGCTTCCCATCTCTATTTCGAGCGCGCCGTCGCCTCTTCTCACCCTCAAACCGGCCTTGGCCACATCAACAACAACGACCAAAACCACAGACAGCGTGACGGGGACGAGCATCACCACGAGCGGCTTACAGAAGCTCACGGCTCCCTTCACCATCTCCGCCGCCAACCATCAGATCATTCTCAACAAGGTGGCGTCATCTCAAGCCAGCGAGGCGGCGAAATCTGCCGGCAACGCGCCGCAAGTCATCAAGCATGAAGGACAGAAACTTTTGGTGACGGCGATCGGGAAGTCGGGGCAGCCGATCGTGCTGCAGCTGCCGCACACCGGCAACAAGCCCGGCATCGCACAGACTTCAGGAGACGCCAAATCGCCGACGCCGCAGTTTAAAGTTGTGACCATCGGCGGGAGGTCGGAGCTGAAGCCGGTGGTGGGGAGCGTCGGCAATCAGCTGACCACGTTACAGGCTCAGCAGCTGAAGACTGTGCAG ATCGCGAAGAAAACGCCGACATCCTCAGCTGCACCGATCAAATTCATCATCACGAAAACGGTTAACAGTAAAGGTCTGAGCCCTCAGACGTCAGTGAGTCCCATCATAGCAG GTCGAGTCCTGACCCAGAACTCTCAGGTGATGCCTCCGAGGACCATCACTCTGTCGGAGCCTCACAACACTACGATACAGAGTCTCCCCGGCAAAAAGATCGCCATCTCGCCCCTGAAGACCCCCAGCAAA GTGACCGTTGTGTCCGTGGCGTCGCCGACCTCCAACGCCTCTCAGAAGTCCGTAGCGTTGCCCGTTAACGTAGCACTCGGCCAGCAGATCCTCACAGTCCAGCAGTCCACATCTGGATCTCCGGTCAAGGTGGCAACGAGCCAGACCGCCGCACAG GGTATGAAACCGGTGCAGTCTGTAGCGGTGGGAGGAATGGGCGGCTCCCAGTTCAAGACCATCATCCCTCTGGCCACGCAGCCCAACGTGCAGCAGATTCAGGTCCCAGGAAGCCGCTTCCACTACGTCCGCCTGGTCACAGCGACCACCGCCAGCAGCACGGGACAACCCAGCGGTCCCAGCACCAGCTCCTTACAGACAG CTAAACCGATGGTGGTGAGTACAGGAGCAGTGAGGATGTCTGTCCCAATCGTCCCGGCACAGACCATTAAACAG GTGGTTCCTAAACCTTTAACATCAGCAACACAAGTCGTCACCACCAATCAGACCCAGCAGCGCCTCATCATGCCCGCGACGCCGCTACCGCAGATCCAGCCCAACTTCACCAACCTGCCTCCAGGAACCGTCCTGGCGCCGGCTCCCGGAGGCGGGAACGTTGGCTACGCGGTGGTTCCAGCACAATATGTCACACAG CTCCAGCAGTCGCCGTTCGTGACCCTCGCCAGCAGCTCTGGTTTCCCCCCGTCCACTGGTATCCAGACTCAGGCCAGATTACCGCTCAACGG ATTGTCAACGGCAGAATCGACGTCACGACCGAGAAAACCCTGCAACTGCACCAAGTCACAGTGTCTCAAACT aTACTGCGACTGCTTTGCAAACGGAGAGTTCTGCAATAATTGTAACTGTAATAACTGTTTCAATAACCTGGAACATGAAACCGAACGTCTCAAAGCTATAAAG acGTGTTTGGACCGAAATCCAGAAGCCTTCAAACCTAAAATCGGTAAAGGTAAAGAAGGCGAGTCGGACCGGCGACACAGTAAAGGTTGTAACTGCAAACGATCGGGCTGCCTGAAGAACTACTGCGAATGCTACGAG GCGAAGATCATGTGCTCGTCCATCTGTAAGTGCATCGGCTGTAAGAACTTTGAAGAGAGTCCGGAGAGGAAGACGCTGATGCATTTGGCCGACGCGGCGGAAGTGAGAGTCCAGCAGCAGACGGCGGCTAAAACCAAACTGTCGTCGCAGATCTCAGACCTGCTGATGAGGACGACGCCGGTTATTTCAAGTGGAAGTGGGAG GCTTCCGTACACGTTCGTGACGAAGGAGGTGCTCGAGGCGACGTGCGAGTGTCTGCTGGAACAGGCGAAGAAGGCGGAGCACGCCCATCAGCCTCAGGTGGAGGCGGAGCGGATGATCCTGGAGGAGTTCGGACACTGCCTCATGAGGATAATCAGCTCGGCGGGGAAAGCCAAAGCGGACTGCGCCTCCATCAACTGCTAA